Proteins from a genomic interval of Anolis sagrei isolate rAnoSag1 chromosome 1, rAnoSag1.mat, whole genome shotgun sequence:
- the SMIM28 gene encoding small integral membrane protein 28, with protein sequence MRWLLGSSWKKFGHADRGNYDWLTSEPGVPLMETQLQSQHKTSSTKEDIEPFLCIILPATMMLFLAFLLLFLYRRCQHRSPQAQIFSIDLPESLPEHEVTDFLSVLPWSSEQSFHYSTLLPEAAFLTVCLPPSYEEATMKASMEEDHIQLFRDPVPPYEETKQQ encoded by the exons ATGAGGTGGCTCTTGGGCAGCAGCTGGAAGAAATTTGGACATGCGGACAGGGGAAACTATGACTGGTTAACTAGTGAACCAGGGGTGCCATTGATGGAAACACAGCTGCAG AgtcagcacaaaacaagctcgaCCAAAGAAGATATAGAGCCATTCTTATGCATCATCCTTCCAGCTACCATGATGCTCTTCCTGGCATTCCTGCTGCTCTTCCTCTACAGACGCTGCCAGCATCGCAGCCCACAGGCTCAGATCTTCAGCATCGACCTTCCAGAATCCCTTCCGGAGCACGAAGTGACTGACTTCCTCTCTGTGCTGCCCTGGAGCAGCGAACAAAGCTTTCACTACTCCACGCTTCTCCCCGAGGCGGCCTTTCTCACGGTATGCTTGCCTCCATCTTACGAAGAGGCCACCATGAAAGCCTCTATGGAAGAGGACCACATTCAGCTCTTTCGGGACCCAGTGCCTCCTTATGAAGAAACCAAACAACAGTAA